The following are encoded together in the Nocardioides sp. Arc9.136 genome:
- the mobF gene encoding MobF family relaxase, whose translation MSLHKLTAGSGYDYLTRQVAAMDATDKGHTGLASYYTEKGETPGVWLGSGMEGVEGLDAGDIVTADHMQSLFGSGHHPLATQRTKELDLRIGRDEAGRPTEADYKTAVRLGTPYKVYDNDISPFRIEVAKRIAALNEAAGLPGDWPVPAADRAKIRTEVAAEFFRAEHGREPADARELAATIAKHSRPKTNAVAGYDLTFSPVKSVSVLWAISDPKTAAVIERAHQAASKDALDFIESKALFTRQGTNGVRQVDVRGLIATAFTHRDSRAGDPDLHTHVAVANKVQTLVGKWLAIDGRPLHKAVVSASETYNTALERHLIDALGVQFAERPNEDARKRPIREIVGVDPELNRRFSKRRLNVEDRRKVLAAAFQATHGRPPTPVETIQLSQQATLETREAKHEPRSLAEQREAWHREAVEVLGTPQRVKQMVHGALNPKGAARSLADSAWFAKTTDRIVATMEGSRSTWQYWHVYAEAQRQVRAANVPTNQVSQVVDLLVSEVLDDHSVSMARPWDTISEPAELRRADGSSVYTQAGADLFTSSKVLAAEQRLVDAAGRHDGYAVEAASVDLALLESTANGITLNAGQATLVREMATSGARLQLAIAPAGSGKTTAMRALASAWADGGGTIIGLAPSAAAADALRSQIDTQTDTLAKLTHSLEQARETGAAMPDWVAGIDSSTLVVIDEAGMADTLSLDAAVSYILERGGSVRLIGDDQQLSAIGAGGVLRDIRATHGALQLTELVRFKDPAEGAASLALREGKAEALGFYLDRDRVHVGDLATMTEDVFAAWQADRAAGLDSIMLAPTRDLVSELNQQARAHRLEGIDPTDVAASGPVRRLADGNEASIGELIITRENDRRLRTSATDWVKNGDRWTVLEIHDSGDLTVRHTQHGRTVRLPADYVARSTELGYACTVHTAQGVTADTMHGLATGAESRQQLYTMMTRGAHANHVYLEVVGDGDPHSVIHPTLVRPLTPTDILESMLARDDAQRSATSLSREQADPATRLGEAAQRYLDSLYVAAEDLLRHETITGADGTTVNMVDALDTAVEALAAGLSDEAAWPSLRAHLLLLGAAGENPVEALRAAAGDRELQSARDRAAVLDWRLDASGLRNAGSGPLPWMPGIPARLAEDPHWGAYLSQRAHLVEQLAEQVHTRAAEQSSLPVWAQNGIRPEASTVADVEVWRAAMQVPVDDRRPTGAPQLQKASSTYQRRLNRAVTGDHTPALKEWRQLLYTLAPQVRDDEFTPLLAERLAAMSRAGVTAHQLLRTVTAADHPAGPLPDEHAAAAIWWRMARQLTPAVAAQIGDGSHGESVTTDWAPRLADLFGPERAASIQASTWWPALVSNVDHGLQRGWQLEALLGAGRAMPSDSWEGVHECQALVWRTSIALETAPDEHAHEVHFDEPPADMWEGVEPDPVAFVDHPDDAPWPLAEDLETPVDVVDEHLVDALDDDQYIEPDLTLAAYLRDLGGTRLQPTEADIRLMYQRAEEWHSCPVTRERMVEINELTQAFFEARFTDSWGRDYLTGRFGVDLAGDARFRPGQAPAGWTNLVNHLRGRGVSDAEMLAAGVATEASTGRLIDRFRDRVMFPVIQQGEVLGFVGRRRPDLTDADKAGPKYLNTADTPLFHKGAQLFGVVDELLAEGAVPVIVEGPMDAVAVTIASAGLYLGVAPLGTSLTDEQAAQLAAVGRDPIVATDADLAGQVAAERDFWMLTPHGMDPGFARFPDGLDPADLLAQRGPAALTAAVASGQPAFRALGDQLLTERLDNLAPEQARVAAMRILSARPSRAWEPGVNQVRARLQLSQLQARRDLRDAVKTWDADPRKAALAELHKSSDVRARLAAAADKTPAQRWAPLARELDPRLLEQDDWRATAAMLQQAHEQGHDVSATTRAIVTEKPLGDSPARDLRYRILSRLQITIDPISPLDIATIRHSQRAVHPWQSPTIRRNMPPTGRR comes from the coding sequence ATGAGCCTCCACAAACTGACGGCCGGGTCGGGGTACGACTACCTGACCCGCCAGGTCGCAGCGATGGACGCCACCGACAAGGGCCACACCGGGCTGGCGAGCTACTACACCGAGAAGGGCGAGACGCCCGGCGTGTGGCTCGGCTCGGGCATGGAGGGCGTCGAAGGACTCGACGCCGGCGACATCGTCACCGCCGACCACATGCAGAGTCTGTTCGGCTCCGGACACCACCCGCTGGCCACCCAGCGGACCAAGGAGCTGGACCTGCGCATCGGCCGCGACGAGGCCGGCCGCCCGACCGAGGCCGACTACAAGACCGCGGTCCGCCTCGGCACCCCGTACAAGGTCTACGACAACGACATCAGCCCGTTCCGGATCGAGGTCGCCAAGCGCATCGCGGCCCTCAACGAGGCCGCCGGCCTGCCCGGCGACTGGCCGGTCCCCGCGGCCGACCGCGCCAAGATCCGCACCGAGGTAGCCGCGGAGTTCTTCCGTGCCGAGCACGGCCGCGAGCCGGCCGACGCCCGCGAGCTCGCCGCCACGATCGCCAAGCACTCCCGCCCGAAGACCAACGCGGTGGCCGGCTACGACCTGACCTTCTCCCCGGTCAAGAGCGTCTCGGTGCTGTGGGCGATCTCCGACCCCAAGACCGCCGCGGTGATCGAGCGGGCCCACCAGGCGGCCAGCAAGGACGCCCTGGACTTCATCGAGTCCAAGGCACTGTTCACCCGCCAGGGCACCAACGGCGTGCGCCAGGTCGACGTCCGCGGCCTGATCGCCACCGCGTTCACCCACCGCGACTCCCGCGCCGGCGACCCCGACCTGCACACCCACGTGGCCGTGGCGAACAAGGTCCAGACCCTCGTCGGCAAGTGGCTGGCCATCGACGGGCGACCGCTGCACAAGGCGGTCGTCTCGGCCTCGGAGACCTACAACACCGCGCTCGAGCGGCACCTGATCGACGCCCTCGGCGTCCAGTTCGCCGAGCGCCCGAACGAGGACGCCCGCAAGCGGCCGATCCGCGAGATCGTCGGCGTCGACCCCGAGCTCAACCGCCGCTTCTCCAAGCGCCGGCTCAACGTCGAGGACCGCCGCAAGGTCCTCGCTGCCGCGTTCCAGGCCACCCACGGCCGTCCTCCGACGCCGGTGGAGACGATCCAGTTGTCACAGCAGGCGACGCTGGAGACCCGCGAGGCCAAGCACGAGCCGCGCTCGCTGGCCGAGCAGCGCGAGGCGTGGCACCGCGAGGCGGTCGAGGTGCTGGGCACCCCGCAACGGGTCAAGCAGATGGTCCACGGGGCCCTCAACCCGAAGGGCGCGGCCCGCTCGCTGGCCGACTCAGCCTGGTTCGCCAAGACCACCGACCGCATCGTGGCGACGATGGAGGGCAGCCGGTCCACCTGGCAGTACTGGCACGTCTACGCCGAGGCCCAGCGGCAGGTCCGGGCCGCCAATGTGCCTACCAACCAGGTCTCCCAGGTCGTCGACCTGCTCGTCAGCGAGGTCCTCGACGACCACTCGGTGAGCATGGCTCGCCCCTGGGACACCATCAGCGAGCCGGCCGAGCTGCGCCGCGCCGACGGCTCCTCGGTCTACACCCAGGCCGGGGCCGACCTGTTCACCTCGAGCAAGGTGCTGGCCGCCGAGCAGCGCCTGGTCGACGCCGCTGGCCGCCACGACGGGTACGCCGTCGAGGCTGCGTCGGTCGACCTGGCCCTGCTGGAGTCGACTGCCAACGGCATCACCCTCAACGCCGGACAGGCCACCCTGGTCCGGGAGATGGCCACCTCCGGCGCCCGGCTCCAGTTGGCGATCGCGCCGGCCGGATCGGGTAAGACCACCGCGATGCGAGCCCTGGCCAGCGCCTGGGCTGACGGCGGCGGAACCATCATCGGCCTGGCCCCCTCAGCCGCGGCCGCGGACGCTCTGCGCTCCCAGATCGACACCCAGACCGACACCCTGGCCAAGCTCACCCACTCCCTCGAGCAGGCCCGCGAGACCGGCGCCGCGATGCCGGACTGGGTCGCCGGTATCGACTCCTCCACTCTCGTGGTCATCGACGAGGCCGGCATGGCCGACACCCTCTCGCTGGACGCGGCGGTCTCCTACATCCTCGAGCGCGGCGGCAGCGTCCGGCTGATCGGCGACGACCAGCAGCTCTCCGCGATCGGCGCCGGCGGCGTGCTCCGCGACATCCGCGCCACCCACGGCGCGCTGCAGCTCACCGAGCTCGTCCGGTTCAAGGACCCCGCCGAGGGCGCCGCCTCGCTCGCGCTGCGCGAGGGCAAGGCCGAGGCGCTCGGCTTCTACCTCGACCGCGACCGGGTCCACGTCGGCGACCTAGCCACCATGACTGAGGACGTCTTCGCCGCCTGGCAGGCCGACCGCGCCGCCGGGCTCGACTCGATCATGCTCGCCCCCACCCGCGACCTGGTCAGCGAGCTGAACCAGCAGGCCCGCGCCCACCGCCTCGAGGGGATCGACCCCACCGACGTCGCCGCCAGTGGCCCGGTCCGCCGGCTCGCCGACGGCAACGAGGCCTCGATCGGCGAGCTGATCATCACCCGCGAGAACGACCGCCGGCTGCGCACCTCAGCCACCGACTGGGTCAAGAACGGCGACCGCTGGACCGTCCTGGAGATCCACGACAGCGGCGACCTGACCGTCCGGCACACCCAGCACGGCCGCACCGTGCGCCTGCCCGCCGACTACGTCGCCCGCTCCACCGAGCTCGGCTACGCGTGCACCGTCCACACCGCTCAGGGCGTCACCGCCGACACGATGCACGGCCTGGCCACCGGCGCCGAGTCGCGCCAGCAGCTCTACACGATGATGACCCGCGGCGCGCACGCCAACCACGTCTACCTCGAGGTCGTCGGCGACGGCGACCCGCACTCGGTGATCCACCCGACGCTGGTTCGGCCGCTCACCCCCACCGACATCCTCGAGTCGATGTTGGCCCGCGACGACGCCCAGCGGTCCGCCACCAGCCTGAGCCGCGAGCAGGCCGACCCGGCCACCCGGCTGGGCGAGGCCGCCCAGCGCTACCTCGACAGCCTCTACGTCGCCGCCGAGGACCTGCTGCGCCACGAGACCATCACCGGCGCCGACGGCACCACGGTCAACATGGTCGACGCGCTGGACACCGCCGTCGAGGCCCTGGCGGCCGGGCTGTCGGACGAGGCCGCCTGGCCCTCCCTGCGCGCCCACCTGCTCCTGCTCGGCGCCGCCGGGGAGAACCCCGTCGAAGCGCTCCGCGCCGCGGCCGGCGACCGGGAGCTGCAGAGCGCGCGCGACCGGGCAGCGGTCCTCGACTGGCGCCTGGACGCCTCCGGCCTGCGCAACGCCGGCTCCGGGCCGCTGCCGTGGATGCCCGGGATCCCGGCCCGCCTGGCCGAGGACCCGCACTGGGGCGCCTACCTCTCCCAGCGCGCGCACCTGGTCGAGCAGCTCGCCGAGCAGGTCCACACCCGCGCCGCCGAGCAGTCCTCGCTGCCGGTGTGGGCGCAGAACGGCATCCGCCCCGAAGCATCCACGGTGGCCGACGTCGAGGTCTGGCGGGCAGCCATGCAGGTCCCCGTCGACGACCGGCGGCCGACCGGCGCTCCGCAGCTGCAGAAGGCCTCCTCCACCTACCAGCGGCGCCTCAACCGGGCCGTCACCGGCGACCACACGCCGGCACTCAAGGAATGGCGCCAGCTGCTCTACACGCTGGCCCCGCAGGTCCGCGACGACGAGTTCACCCCGCTGCTGGCCGAGCGTCTGGCCGCGATGTCGCGCGCCGGCGTCACCGCCCACCAGCTGCTGCGCACCGTCACCGCCGCCGACCACCCGGCCGGCCCGCTCCCCGACGAGCACGCCGCGGCCGCGATCTGGTGGCGCATGGCCCGCCAGCTCACGCCGGCAGTCGCCGCGCAGATCGGCGACGGCTCCCACGGCGAGAGCGTCACCACCGACTGGGCGCCGCGGCTCGCGGACCTGTTCGGTCCCGAGCGTGCCGCGAGCATCCAGGCCAGCACCTGGTGGCCGGCGCTGGTCTCCAACGTCGACCACGGCCTGCAGCGCGGCTGGCAGCTCGAGGCCCTGCTGGGCGCCGGCCGAGCGATGCCCAGCGACAGCTGGGAGGGCGTCCACGAGTGCCAGGCGCTGGTCTGGCGGACCTCGATCGCGCTGGAGACCGCCCCCGACGAGCACGCGCACGAGGTCCACTTCGACGAGCCGCCCGCCGACATGTGGGAGGGCGTCGAGCCCGACCCCGTGGCGTTCGTCGACCACCCCGACGACGCCCCGTGGCCACTGGCCGAGGACCTCGAGACGCCCGTCGACGTGGTCGACGAGCACCTGGTCGACGCGCTCGACGACGACCAGTACATCGAACCCGACCTCACGCTGGCCGCCTACCTCCGCGACCTCGGCGGCACCCGCCTGCAGCCCACCGAGGCCGACATTCGGCTCATGTACCAGCGAGCCGAGGAGTGGCACTCCTGCCCCGTCACGCGTGAGCGCATGGTCGAGATCAACGAGCTGACCCAGGCCTTCTTCGAGGCCCGGTTCACCGACTCGTGGGGCCGCGACTACCTCACCGGCCGGTTCGGCGTCGACCTCGCCGGCGACGCACGGTTCCGCCCCGGTCAGGCGCCAGCCGGGTGGACCAACCTGGTCAACCACCTCCGCGGCCGCGGCGTCAGCGACGCCGAGATGCTGGCCGCCGGCGTCGCCACCGAGGCCAGCACCGGACGCCTCATCGACCGGTTCCGTGACCGCGTGATGTTCCCGGTGATCCAGCAGGGCGAAGTGCTCGGCTTCGTCGGCCGCCGCCGCCCCGACCTCACCGACGCCGACAAGGCCGGGCCGAAATACCTCAACACCGCCGACACCCCGCTGTTCCACAAGGGCGCGCAGCTATTCGGCGTCGTCGACGAGCTGCTCGCCGAAGGTGCCGTCCCGGTGATCGTCGAGGGCCCCATGGACGCTGTCGCCGTCACGATCGCCAGCGCCGGCCTCTACCTCGGCGTAGCCCCGCTCGGCACTTCCCTGACCGACGAGCAGGCCGCCCAGCTGGCCGCCGTGGGTCGCGACCCGATCGTGGCCACCGACGCCGACCTGGCCGGCCAGGTCGCTGCCGAGCGCGACTTCTGGATGCTCACCCCGCACGGCATGGACCCCGGCTTCGCCCGGTTCCCCGACGGCCTCGACCCGGCCGACCTGCTGGCCCAGCGCGGTCCGGCCGCGCTCACCGCCGCGGTGGCCAGCGGGCAGCCCGCCTTCCGGGCCCTCGGCGACCAGCTCCTCACCGAGCGGCTCGACAACCTCGCCCCCGAACAGGCGCGGGTGGCGGCCATGCGGATCCTCTCGGCCCGTCCCAGCCGGGCCTGGGAGCCGGGCGTCAACCAGGTGCGGGCCCGCCTGCAGCTGTCCCAACTCCAGGCCCGCCGCGACCTGCGCGACGCGGTCAAGACATGGGATGCCGACCCGCGGAAGGCTGCGCTGGCCGAGCTGCACAAGAGCAGCGACGTCCGCGCTCGCCTGGCGGCCGCGGCCGACAAGACGCCCGCCCAGCGGTGGGCGCCGCTGGCCCGCGAACTCGACCCCCGCCTGCTCGAGCAGGACGACTGGCGGGCCACCGCAGCGATGCTGCAGCAGGCCCACGAGCAGGGTCACGACGTCAGTGCCACCACCCGCGCGATCGTCACCGAGAAGCCGCTGGGTGACAGCCCCGCCCGCGACCTCCGCTACCGGATCCTCTCCCGTCTCCAGATCACGATCGACCCGATCTCGCCCCTAGACATTGCCACGATCCGCCACTCCCAGCGAGCGGTCCATCCCTGGCAAAGTCCGACCATACGGCGCAATATGCCACCGACCGGTCGGCGCTGA
- a CDS encoding DUF2892 domain-containing protein, with the protein MLVLAGTLVALSALLIPLVSQWWVLLAAFVGLNLAQSSLTGSCPAGPASRADATLAVERRTSRTDSRWQISPLWLISVVSALNRESAKAGARCGSSPPQRAWLGPSP; encoded by the coding sequence ATTCTCGTGCTCGCCGGAACACTTGTCGCTCTCAGCGCCCTGCTCATCCCGCTCGTCTCGCAGTGGTGGGTGCTCCTGGCCGCCTTCGTGGGCCTCAACCTGGCGCAGTCCAGCCTCACCGGCTCCTGCCCCGCAGGGCCGGCATCAAGAGCGGATGCGACCCTCGCGGTGGAACGACGCACCTCGCGTACGGACTCGCGGTGGCAGATCAGTCCACTCTGGTTAATTTCTGTTGTGTCCGCTCTTAATCGAGAAAGTGCAAAGGCCGGGGCGCGTTGTGGATCCTCGCCGCCGCAACGCGCATGGCTCGGTCCCAGTCCTTGA
- a CDS encoding MMPL family transporter, which yields MSNTTAPRHAGPPPSPGSTRPVSADMGPLGRLGVWVTKHAKLVTIVWLLTIVGLGAFAPQVEHNLSGAGWQASGSESVEARELAREHFGGNASSAIQVVVRSTGGPVTEGEGADVLAEVTAVLEAEPRIADVVAPMPGATLSQDGSTAIVLAGAGADTNEMVRVAADLKAELQDLSTASVQVNPSGSSLLWSDFNEANLDAMLKSELMSWPVTLAILVLAFGALVAAGLPLILTLAGLVASAGSLVLINELVPVSIWAMNFAMMFALALGIDYALFLAVRYRAARAARAHSDRNDIAGKQWAIVQTMDTAGKAVLLSGLTVLISLSAVMLVPSPSFRSMAGGIMLSVLFVLAATLTLLPLVLFKLDDRINKLALPWSRSGEHRSPKFAAWGERLWKRPVVWGLASLVILLALAAPIAGLTTAMPSIKVLPEDASARVGYDRVQESFGDGAPGTLQVVMDEADAPAATEVLENDGGIAAALPPMPAADDSDLVMVQAVPTVDPSDPQLGETVDRLRADLPASALVGGAPVENLDLKTQLDESTPLVIGVVLVLGFLLLLIALQAPLISLLGTLASLLSTAAAFGVARLVFQEGYGADLLGFEPQGFLDAWAPVFFFAMIFAIAMDYTVFLLASAKEHYERTGDPKDAMVGSLAHSGRVIFAAGAVMVAVFFTFALSGPIPPKEMGVVLGIAVLLDAFLVRLVLLPVMLRLTGKAAWYTPGWLKRILPNITFAHD from the coding sequence ATGAGCAACACGACGGCGCCCCGCCACGCGGGTCCGCCTCCCTCGCCCGGCTCGACCCGGCCGGTCAGCGCCGACATGGGGCCGCTGGGCCGGCTCGGCGTCTGGGTCACCAAGCACGCCAAGCTCGTCACCATCGTCTGGCTGCTGACCATCGTCGGTCTCGGCGCCTTCGCGCCTCAGGTCGAGCACAACCTCTCGGGTGCCGGCTGGCAGGCCAGCGGATCGGAGTCCGTCGAGGCCCGCGAGCTGGCCCGGGAGCACTTCGGCGGCAACGCCTCCTCCGCCATCCAGGTCGTGGTCCGCTCCACCGGCGGCCCGGTCACCGAGGGCGAGGGCGCGGACGTGCTGGCCGAGGTCACCGCCGTCCTCGAGGCCGAGCCGCGCATCGCCGACGTGGTGGCGCCCATGCCGGGCGCCACGCTGTCGCAGGACGGCTCGACGGCGATCGTCCTGGCCGGGGCGGGAGCCGACACCAACGAGATGGTCCGCGTCGCCGCCGACCTCAAGGCCGAGCTGCAGGACCTCTCGACCGCGAGCGTTCAGGTCAACCCGAGCGGCTCCTCGCTGCTGTGGAGCGACTTCAACGAAGCCAACCTCGACGCGATGCTCAAGTCGGAGCTCATGTCCTGGCCGGTCACCCTGGCCATCCTGGTCCTCGCCTTCGGCGCCCTCGTCGCAGCCGGGCTCCCGCTGATCCTCACCCTCGCCGGACTGGTCGCCTCAGCCGGCTCCCTGGTGCTCATCAACGAGCTCGTGCCCGTGTCCATCTGGGCGATGAACTTCGCGATGATGTTCGCCCTCGCCCTGGGCATCGACTACGCGCTCTTCCTCGCGGTCCGCTACCGCGCAGCCCGCGCTGCACGCGCCCACAGCGACCGCAACGACATCGCCGGCAAGCAGTGGGCGATCGTCCAGACCATGGACACCGCCGGCAAGGCCGTGCTCCTCTCCGGCCTGACCGTGCTGATCTCGCTGTCCGCAGTGATGCTCGTGCCCTCCCCGTCGTTCCGCTCGATGGCCGGCGGCATCATGCTCTCGGTCCTCTTCGTCCTCGCCGCCACCCTCACCCTGCTGCCCCTGGTGCTGTTCAAGCTCGACGACCGCATCAACAAGCTCGCGCTGCCCTGGTCGCGCTCCGGCGAGCACCGCTCCCCGAAGTTCGCCGCTTGGGGCGAGCGGCTCTGGAAGCGGCCCGTCGTGTGGGGCCTGGCGTCCCTCGTCATCCTGCTGGCGCTCGCCGCCCCGATCGCCGGGCTCACGACCGCCATGCCCTCGATCAAGGTGCTGCCCGAGGACGCCTCCGCCCGCGTCGGCTACGACCGCGTCCAGGAGTCCTTCGGCGACGGCGCCCCCGGCACCCTCCAGGTCGTCATGGACGAGGCCGACGCCCCCGCAGCCACCGAGGTGCTCGAGAACGACGGCGGCATCGCCGCCGCCCTGCCGCCGATGCCCGCAGCCGACGACAGCGACCTGGTCATGGTCCAGGCGGTCCCGACCGTCGACCCCTCCGACCCGCAGCTCGGCGAGACCGTCGACCGGCTCCGCGCCGACCTCCCGGCCTCCGCCCTCGTCGGCGGCGCCCCGGTGGAGAACCTCGACCTGAAGACCCAGCTCGACGAGTCCACCCCGCTGGTCATCGGCGTCGTCCTCGTCCTCGGCTTCCTGCTCCTGCTCATCGCGCTCCAGGCCCCGCTGATCTCGCTGCTCGGCACCCTGGCCAGCCTGCTGTCCACCGCCGCCGCCTTTGGCGTCGCCCGCTTGGTCTTCCAAGAGGGCTACGGCGCGGACCTGCTCGGCTTCGAGCCCCAAGGCTTCCTCGACGCCTGGGCCCCGGTGTTCTTCTTCGCGATGATCTTCGCGATCGCGATGGACTACACCGTCTTCCTGCTCGCCTCAGCCAAGGAGCACTACGAACGCACCGGCGACCCGAAGGACGCCATGGTCGGCTCCCTGGCCCACTCCGGACGCGTCATCTTCGCCGCCGGAGCCGTCATGGTCGCGGTGTTCTTCACCTTCGCCCTCTCCGGCCCGATCCCGCCCAAGGAGATGGGCGTCGTCCTCGGCATCGCCGTCCTGCTCGACGCCTTCCTCGTCCGCCTGGTCCTGCTCCCGGTGATGCTGCGCCTCACCGGGAAGGCCGCCTGGTACACCCCCGGCTGGCTCAAGCGGATCCTGCCCAACATCACCTTCGCCCACGACTGA
- a CDS encoding sulfite exporter TauE/SafE family protein: MSLAVMIIAVAAGALIGLSLGTLGGGGSIMAVPVLVYALDQSAAQATTGSLVVVGVTSLIAAITAHQAGHVLLGRGVVFGVVAIGGAAAGAKAAARVPDDVLLAAFAGLMLFVGVLMAWRQLGHRRGSGEHRPWPRLDDPIITFSPKFACQCPRALKVLLTATAVGLVTGFLGVGGGFLVVPALLLALALPMKYAAGTSLVVITITSASALAVRAGTGTSPDWGPVLVLTAASALAAAAGARLAARVDTDRLQRAFTALVLGVAVFTATQALPALA; this comes from the coding sequence ATGAGCCTCGCCGTCATGATCATCGCGGTCGCCGCCGGCGCCCTCATCGGATTGTCGTTGGGAACGTTAGGCGGCGGCGGCTCGATCATGGCCGTCCCGGTCCTCGTCTACGCGTTGGACCAGTCAGCGGCGCAGGCCACGACCGGCTCCCTGGTCGTGGTCGGCGTGACCTCGCTAATCGCAGCGATCACCGCACACCAGGCCGGCCACGTGCTCCTCGGCCGCGGCGTGGTCTTCGGCGTTGTGGCGATCGGCGGCGCCGCGGCGGGAGCGAAGGCGGCAGCGCGGGTGCCCGACGACGTGCTTCTGGCGGCGTTCGCCGGCCTGATGCTGTTCGTCGGGGTCCTCATGGCGTGGCGCCAGCTCGGCCACCGCCGGGGCTCGGGCGAGCACCGCCCGTGGCCCAGACTCGATGACCCGATCATCACGTTTTCCCCGAAATTCGCCTGCCAGTGCCCACGAGCACTCAAGGTGCTCCTCACCGCCACCGCGGTTGGGCTGGTCACCGGGTTCCTAGGCGTGGGCGGCGGGTTCCTCGTCGTCCCCGCGCTGCTGCTCGCGCTGGCACTGCCGATGAAGTACGCCGCCGGCACCTCCCTGGTCGTCATCACCATCACCAGCGCATCGGCCCTCGCGGTCCGCGCCGGCACCGGGACCAGCCCGGACTGGGGTCCGGTCCTCGTCCTTACCGCAGCATCTGCCCTGGCGGCCGCCGCCGGAGCCCGCCTGGCGGCCCGCGTCGACACCGACCGGCTCCAGCGGGCCTTCACCGCCTTGGTCCTCGGCGTCGCCGTCTTCACCGCGACCCAGGCCCTGCCTGCCCTGGCTTGA
- a CDS encoding MBL fold metallo-hydrolase produces the protein MIPSLHDQTPEAAAPLTVRVIETPSLGDRTYLVHDGEVALVVDPQRDIDRVLQVLEDDGVRLTHVLETHIHNDYVTGGLALAEATGAAYLVNAEDDVSFARTPVRDGEVFAVGDRMRVRAIATPGHTFTHLSYALSTVDDGREEPYAVFTGGSLLYGATGRPDLLGSEHTDALVRHQHASAHRLAAELPDEAEVYPTHGFGSFCSATQSDATSSTIGQEKRSNPVLNQDEETYIRELLDGLGAWPAYYVHMSPANAAGPAAPDLSPVQEADATELRRRIEAGEWVVDLRNRTAFAAGHAPGTVNFGLDGAFSTYLGWLIEWGTPLTLLGETAGDVASAQRELVRIGIDRPAAQATGGPERWTTGEVASFPTATFADLAQVRHHREVVVLDVRRADEHAKAAIDGALNIPVHELPSRVAEVPAGEVWVHCAGGYRASIAASFIAAAGRTPVAVDDTFDNAEKVGLHLVSPSDGPQD, from the coding sequence ATGATCCCCAGCCTCCACGACCAGACGCCCGAGGCCGCAGCGCCGCTGACGGTCCGCGTCATCGAGACACCCTCGCTCGGCGACCGCACCTACCTCGTCCACGACGGCGAGGTCGCCCTCGTCGTCGACCCGCAGCGCGACATCGACCGCGTCCTGCAGGTCCTCGAGGACGACGGCGTCCGGCTGACGCATGTGCTCGAGACCCACATCCACAACGACTACGTCACCGGCGGCCTGGCGCTAGCCGAAGCGACCGGCGCGGCGTACCTCGTCAACGCCGAGGACGACGTCTCCTTCGCCCGCACCCCGGTCCGCGACGGCGAGGTCTTCGCGGTCGGGGACCGGATGCGGGTCCGCGCCATCGCGACCCCCGGGCACACCTTCACCCACCTCTCCTACGCGCTCTCGACCGTCGACGACGGCCGCGAGGAGCCGTACGCGGTGTTCACCGGCGGTTCCCTGCTGTACGGCGCCACCGGCCGTCCCGACCTGCTCGGCTCCGAGCACACCGACGCGCTCGTGCGGCACCAGCACGCTTCCGCCCACCGACTCGCCGCGGAGCTGCCTGACGAGGCGGAGGTCTACCCGACCCACGGCTTCGGGTCGTTCTGCTCCGCGACCCAATCGGACGCCACCTCCTCGACCATCGGGCAGGAGAAACGCTCGAACCCGGTGCTGAACCAGGACGAGGAGACCTACATCCGCGAGCTCCTCGACGGGCTGGGCGCCTGGCCCGCGTACTACGTCCACATGAGCCCCGCGAACGCCGCCGGCCCCGCCGCGCCGGACCTGTCGCCGGTCCAGGAGGCCGACGCGACCGAGTTGCGCCGCCGCATCGAGGCCGGCGAGTGGGTGGTGGACCTGCGCAACCGCACCGCCTTCGCGGCCGGGCACGCGCCCGGCACGGTCAACTTTGGGCTCGACGGCGCCTTCTCCACCTACCTGGGCTGGCTGATCGAGTGGGGTACCCCGCTGACCCTGCTTGGGGAGACCGCCGGGGACGTCGCCAGCGCCCAGCGTGAGCTGGTTCGGATCGGCATCGACCGGCCCGCGGCCCAGGCGACCGGCGGTCCCGAGCGGTGGACGACCGGCGAGGTCGCCAGCTTCCCGACCGCGACGTTCGCCGACCTGGCGCAGGTCCGTCACCACCGCGAGGTCGTCGTCCTCGACGTCCGCCGTGCCGACGAGCACGCCAAGGCCGCCATCGACGGTGCCCTGAACATCCCCGTCCACGAGCTTCCGAGCAGGGTGGCCGAGGTCCCGGCCGGCGAGGTGTGGGTGCACTGCGCCGGCGGCTACCGCGCTTCGATCGCCGCCTCGTTCATCGCCGCCGCTGGCCGCACCCCCGTCGCGGTCGACGACACATTCGACAACGCCGAGAAGGTCGGGCTCCACCTGGTCAGCCCCAGCGACGGGCCGCAGGACTGA
- a CDS encoding rhodanese-like domain-containing protein — MHEIDIDQAAAAHDAGAAFLDVREPAEYREGHLPGARNIPMSQLTARLDELDRSRPVYVVCASGGRSSAMTDVLTAAGFDATNVAGGTSAWIRSGRPTEK; from the coding sequence ATGCACGAGATCGACATCGACCAGGCCGCAGCCGCCCACGACGCCGGTGCGGCGTTCCTCGACGTCCGGGAGCCGGCCGAGTACCGCGAGGGCCACCTCCCCGGCGCCCGCAACATCCCGATGAGCCAGCTGACCGCGCGGCTCGACGAACTGGATCGCAGTCGCCCGGTCTACGTCGTGTGCGCCTCTGGCGGCCGCAGCAGCGCCATGACCGACGTCCTGACCGCCGCCGGCTTTGACGCGACCAACGTCGCGGGCGGCACCAGCGCCTGGATCCGTTCCGGACGCCCGACCGAGAAGTGA